Genomic DNA from Haloplanus sp. HW8-1:
CTAACGCGTTCCGAGAACGTGTATGCAAACTCAGACCGGCCAAGGCAGGCCGGGTCCGGAAGTGGAGAGTTGTCTCGGAGGGTAGCCGGTGCCGTAGCACTTGGAGCACTGGATGGTGTTGCCGGATCTGTCTCAGTTGTCGTTGTCGACTCGTTGTCTGCATCCTCGAAGTTGAATGGCCTCTCTTTGGAGTGATAGTGCGTAGCTACGTTGTTCAGCCGGGATTCGAACCCGTCGCAGCCGGTTACGTCTGGTGGCGTGACGACTACAAGCTACTGGACCGGATTCAGGTACCCTCGATCGAGGGGTTCGCGGTGATTGGCCTCGGAGTGATCGGGTACGAGGTGGCACAGCGAGCGGTGACACCGGTATTACCGATGAGCGGGCTGAGCCACGGCGCACATGGTGGGACGACGGTGAAGTGGCGCGCGTTGTCGGACCACCCGGAGATCATCGCTCCGGGGGGAGTGGCCACGTTCGTCGTCGTGACACCCATAGAA
This window encodes:
- a CDS encoding CPBP family glutamic-type intramembrane protease, with amino-acid sequence MRSYVVQPGFEPVAAGYVWWRDDYKLLDRIQVPSIEGFAVIGLGVIGYEVAQRAVTPVLPMSGLSHGAHGGTTVKWRALSDHPEIIAPGGVATFVVVTPIEEILYGGMVHDTLEPAIGSFGRVLVGGLPFGGMHLLLSGGVVSTLFTSIFGVLPAACNERRGT